ACGGCAATTTTGGGTGGTGATCCACGTGAAGAATGtgtgaacatgtgtgtgtgtgtggtggggaagaGGAGGCATCTGCGAGCCAGGCTGGGGCTTAACGAGAAGCACGTCTCACAGTCCCCTTGCAGTGTTAAGTTCAGGCTGATAAGGCGGTAGCAGACTGGGACTGAGGGATCTGTCTTATGAGGTGTCACCTTATTTCCAGACAGTAATAATCTGGAATTAAAAGTGGGAAGAAGTAACTAAAAGATGTAGAGGGACCTTCCATATAATGTCACATCGGCTGGACCTCAGAGATGAAAAACCTACGGCTTAAAGCGTGCCACAGCACAAGAGAGCCACCTGTTCTGCGGCCCAGTGTAAATGCTCCCACCACCAAAAGGCTACTTGACACTCAgtttcacccccaccccatcctctcACCTGGCCCACCGCAGCTCCAATGCTCCCAGTTCCATCCACAATTCCTGTGACAGTCGCCAAAGCCTCGTTGCTCCCCTGGATCAGCTCTTGGCGACCCAAGTCCGCGGAAATAGCAGAGCTGATCATGTTAGAAGGCCCACCAATAAAAAATCCTGAAGTCAGGAACAGAACAGGACCTCATTAAAACACCACTCATGACACCACTAGGAACCTCTGGATAAGGCAAGTTCTTACCCCAATATTTTATCAGTACGTTGGAGACAAAGagaataagggaaaaaaaataaccagTAAAAGCGGAAATTCTCTCAGACAATATTATCCTCAAAGTAGTTCGCATTCAATTCTCCAAAATCCCAACCTCAATTATGTGGCATCtaatatgttttataaaaactaaagatacagaaaatacaGTGAACACACAGCCTTTCTAATCCTGTGACGTATGCATTCATTAACTACACTCCCCTGTCAACTTGTTATTGTAGAGTTGCATCACTTGAGCATTTGACTACCCAAATTCAACCACacatactgaaaaataaaaagagaagagaaaaagccaTTTAAATAGTGCAGGCAGTTCTATCCGCCACTGCTGTGAGGCTGTCCAAGGATGGAGCAGCAGTTGGTGCGTGTGAGTCTGTTCACATGGCTGGCCCCCTGTATCATGAGCAGCTCTCACTATCCTGAGTATGATCTAAAGTTTAGAAATAAGTCATTTTTCTATAATGCGGCCCACAGTTGCATGCAACTGTTTTGTCTAGTGCTCAAGTGAAAAAATCCTGACCAACTCCAACATACGAGGAAAAACTAGCTAAACTGAACTTTCTGAAAGCTGGGGAACTGGTTTCCAATGCACCATCTTCCTAAGGCCAGTTCCAGAATTAATATGAGAAGCAGGGGCAGCAAGCAACACTTTTAGAAAACTTCTGTCAAAAGGGACTGCTTTTGTCACAACAGGACTATGCAGGTCATGTtaagagcagagaaaaagaatctgGAGGACACATCTTCCCCTTCACCACCTGAGTTCTCTAGAATTAAGGTTTTGGTATCATTCAGACTGAGGGAGAAAAGTTTCATTTTTTGCTCTTTATTTATAGAGCAATTGTAAGAGAACAGTGAAAGGGCACCTCGTGCCATACCTGTAACAGTCATCAGAAGTGCGTTGATGGATGTATCGTTTGGAGAGCCTGCAAAGGGAGACACAAACACAGCATGCTGACCTTAAAAGCCCCCACTGAACGGTGCCAAAGATCTGGATCTCTGCGCCCTCACACATCACGCCCAGAGACAGCAAAGGGATTCAACACTCTCACCGCCAATTCCAACTTCTATCTGTAATGTCTGCCTCTTGCTGGTGGCTCAAGCTAATGAGACTCCTAAAGCTAAAGAAAAACTCTACTCCCATCTCAGCAGCATCTGAAGGGACATATACCAAACCTACTAATTACCATCTTTCCtcttctgaaagcttttcccttttattgttttattggcTCTAATGCTATCCCTCTGGAGCCTACCCTCAAACAAAGCATACACACTCTCCCAGCAAGCTTTTAAACAAACCAACAAAGCAGAAGAGATGCCAGTTTCCTCCCCAGCAAATAAAACTATGTGATCATACTGTCACCGGGCATTTACAGGACAATACAAAGGTCTCATATCAGCCTTTGTAGCTAGCCTTGTGGTGTCAAGATCTCCCTGGGGTTGACCACTAACTCAAGGCAAATGCCTTAGTCCTAACAGATCAGGAGAAGAACTGAATTGCAGGGGAATACTCACGGCTATATCCAACGAGGGACCCAACTGCCAGAAGGAGACTTAGAGCTAAAACTGGTGCTCTCTTCCGTAACACGTCAGAGATGAAGCCTTGCAAAGTTCCACCTGTGAGTACAGAGCACATCTCAGTCAAAACCGTTCATGATTTGTTGAGTTACCTGAAACCTGCTCACCATGTACCTCTACCCACTCTCAGGGTCCAAACACTGTTCTACCAGAAACATGGCCGACTCTCCTAAAAAGCTGCCTCCATAATTTCCTTTGAGGAAGACTACCTGACTTGTTAATTGCCATGACGGCTGATGGGGACAGAACACCACGAATCAAACACGAaaacaaggaaaaaggaaaaatcatcaaAACCACTGACTGTCCCCTGCCATTTTCCCTTCTCAAGCCAGCTGTGAAggcttttcttgatttttctgctgttattttaaaagatgaataattAAGGACCATGCCTCATAGGCTATTAGTAGCAGCCAATAAGCAGTCACTAAAATTAAAAGCAGCAACTATGGTTTGGTAATAACCAACAGGTCAAGATGTTTAAAAACAGGTAATAGGAATCCTTCAGGCAACACAGTCATTGAGATACAGTCCCATTTGGAGTTCCTGGGGCCATGGGACATCTGGTGCATCCACATCAGACAGCAGGACCCAGAAGTATGGTTAGAGTCTAAAGGGACCAACCTCACCTTTGACTCTGAATCCAAGAATAAGGGCAGACACGTTCAAACACAGTAACAGTACATCACCTAAAGGTACACTGTGTGCTTTCATGCATCCAAGGCAGTTTAGCCTTATCACAGTTCTAAATGTAAATGTTCCAGAAAGGACGTAAGGTTTAGCCATAGTCATACCAGTAACACCTACTAAAACGCTTATGTACATCTGTCTTCTACTTAAAAGTTTCTTTTTGTTTAGACTTCCAGCCACAGTAAAAGTCACTATTAAAATCAGCTGGGTACAATGAAACAActgcaacatacaaaaatcaatcccTATCATTCCAACTTCTGTGATCTGATAATCTATACGCTAAGCTACTGTCTTCCCTTCTTTGGCTGTGGGTAGTGGGAAAGTGGGGGAGGGGGATGAAGTGAACACATTCACATTCTTAGATCTCTGACCCACAATTAGCTTTGGAGTCGAGGTACCACCGAAAGTGTATCAAAGGGTTACATCTAAAGAGATCACAGAGGGACACACCCCTGTGCTTCCTAAGACAAAAGAACTGATCTGTCAACAAAGGACTGAGAAAAAAAGGGCCTATAAATCACAGGGCAGCCTTAGGCTGGGTCTTCCTTTTTAcggacttttttttttgtcttaagagTTTGTCTGTTTACTGGTAGAACACTTTAGGAAAAATGGCTgtggaataaataataaaacttaaaatgatGCCAGATTTCACCACCCATTAAAATGTTACCAGTGACTaactcttttatttaaaaaaagatatgtaACTGGCATTACCTATAATTCCTCCAACATCGTACCAAATGGACAGTTTGTCAGCTTCAGCCTCCTTCCATCCAAAGTTGTTACTCAGATAAAAGGGcaaccagaagaagaaagagtaaTTCACTAACTTCAAGCAGGCATAGGCCAGTGAATACTGCAAGAAAAACATTCACCTATCAATAGGGAACAAACAGCACAGCATGACCACCATTTTTCATGcaatagaaaagcaaaacaaaatagagGAGTTTGGGACAAACAGtagctgatttttaaattaaacatttctACAAATTCCCATCTGCCTGGCTTTACCtagtctctctcttctctgtgtccccATTAGCTTCTAGAAAGACATGGACAGCAGACCTTTGGAATAAAAAAACATATTGACTATTTCTTAATTGGttcttctcctttcagttctctgGTAGAAGCAAACCAGTGTTTTGAACCTATAAGGCAGGGCACATACTCACAGTTCTTTATTTAGACAAAGACAAAACATATTCATGCCACTAGCTAGCATTAATCATAAGCAAATAAAGTCAGCAAACACCACAGCTTTCATTGCAAGCAGCCAAAGTTTTCTGGTTCTTCTACTTCCTGCAAAGTTGATACTGTGAACCATGGAGAGCCATGTGACTAACCTATAGTTTCAAGGTCTAAGAAAAGCATCAACATTAAAACTACTTTCACACTGTAGTTTCCAAAAGCTTTGTATTCTCACATCCAGTGGAAAAGCAAAGAGTACCTTTGGTGAGTCAAAAAGGAAAGAACCTGATCATCATGGGCCTTATGGCTTTACGAGGAATAAAAGTTGCAGCTGCCTTAAGATGGCAGTGAGGCTAAGACTCCTATATTCAGCACATTATTACCAGGAAATCCTGACATTAGCATCAAAGGAAAAAGGGGAAAGAACAGAGATGGACTTCAAAGGGTGTCTGGCTAGAATATTCTTTTCCCTAGAGCTGCCAGTTATTCCCCAGGTATCACTTGTTTTAAAACAGTTTCCCTGGCAGGGCAATAGCCACCCCCTAGAGAGCCAAATCCCAGTCTTGACTGTGTCGTGTCCACACAGCCTGCTACAAAGACAAAGGAATTAAGTTTACTAGATTTTCTGCACATCCCTGCCTGCGTCAGGGAACAATTGCTTGTGAAACACAAAGGAGTAACAAAAGAGTTCCACATTTAGTCACAAAAAATTTAAGTTCTCTCAGAAATTAAAATGCTACCAGCAGAATACTGTAATAACTAgttaaaaaatactaatcattAGCATAAGAACAGGCCTAATGGAACTTTCATTGCCCTTACATTACATCATCTTTTGGTAAAAGAATTGTGGGATCTCACATTTACATTTTAACTCATACTAAACTATCTCTTTGCAAATTTCAGTTCTCTTAGCTTAGGGGCATAGGTAGAAGGGAACTGGTAAGTATGAAATATGGCAACCTGCAGACCCTGAATCTACTGGAGGGGTTATATTCATAAAGTGCCATTCAacaaaaaaattatcaaaatcgGGTGCTTATTTACAATACAGTAACTCACCATTACAGACCCTACGGAAGACTGGCATACCTTCTATTCCACGGGAAGGGAAACTGAGACAAAGGATGGGCTGAGTGACTTACCCCAGGCCTCAAAGAGAGTTAGTGGGTAAGCTGGAAACATAACCTAGGCCTCTTTAACTTCCACTCCCGAAGAGCGCTAGAGCGCCCAAAACACCAAGACAGAACTGCAGTAGAAGGGATTTACTTCAGACATTAAAAAGTTCTCCCAACTGTAAAGGTTGTGGAAACACTGGAATGTATTACCAAGAAATACTGTGGAGTATTTTGCTCTTAGACCTTTTAATAAAAGGgcaatttttttcccctggaaTGATAAGAATATAGGCAAATAGGCAGTCTTATTGAGCCATTCAAAATCCCTCTTGGTATACATATAATCCTAGAATACTTCAATAGGCCAAGAAGGGCATATTCAACAGTATCAATTGTACCTTCTTACTCAAATGCTAGATCAGGGTCAGCAGACTAGGGCTCACAGGCCAAATCTGGCCGTGCCCAGTTGCTCCATGTTGTTGATGGTATCATTTGCTCTGCAGAGTTTAGTGCCTGTGGCAGAGATCATACAGTCCCCCCAAAGCTgaaaacatttactatctggctccTCACAGAAAAGGCCTGCCAACCCCTGCATTAGATGTCAGATGAGATTTCAGGTGGTGCTGGTATAGAAACAAGCTGAAGGGCACTATACAATATTCCTCTAAACAAAAATTCCTAAAATAAAGTatcaaaaataaactaaatatttgAAGATGCTTTATCCCAGGCAGAGTTAATATCTCATCACAATATCTCACTGGTTGTGGTAAGGAGATCTGAACAGTCCTTACTGGTAGAACTCCAGGAAGACAACAAGCCTGATAAAAGCTTATTGCCTTGACTTGGGTAATAGTACTGTCTTCTTGGATTGAATAATTAGGCTCATATTCATCTTCATTTTCAGCACCATGAATTAATGGCTTGTGTGAGTCTTCTTCAAAATTTTCCTCTGCCTCAATATCTGGAAGACCTAAAACAGTAAGAGCCACAATTTACAAAGTGCCGTCTTGGTGCCTGGCATTGCACTAGTGCTTTGCACGTATCATTACTTACAGGgtcaatattatttttatttccattttacagaagaagcaAGTAAGGTTCAGAAGCCAAGGTCAACTAAGGTCAATGAAGGTCACGGCCAATGGACAACAAACCCAGAACTCTAATTCTACTTTATCTGGCTTCAGCAATGCTTTTCAATTACAACACACTATCTCTCTTATACAAAAAAAATATTGACTACATACTATTAACTTGATGACTCTCTTTAGTAATACTCCAAAGATAGAAGAAttgtacatgtacatgtatttGCTTCTGTGGTTTTGCTTGTACATATTCTGTATTGAACCATAGGTATGTATCAAACTAAAATACtttcatgaaggaaaaaaaatctgtctcaAGAAGTGAAATTAGAAATACATCCATGCTAATTTCTAGTCAGTGTCTAAATCATAAAACTCATTTGCAAATGAGGAGTCTCCCCTGACTCTGTAAAAGGTGAGCCTCACTCCCTCAAACATCTGCAGCTGTGCCAGGCCTAGCCACGGCGTCCACAGGACACAAATTGCAATACTGTTTCTTTCATTCACTGAAAGCAGCTCACAGTTCTGCTAGGAAGACTGGCTGTCCTGGCCTTAGATTTCTCCTCGCCTATTAGCATAAGAGGTTCTGAACAGAAGAGACAGCTTCTCACCAATTTCTTCTGGTGACACCAGGAGTCCAAAGAAGATGATGATCCCACCAGCAAACTGCACAGCTGCCGTCACCAGAAAGGCATACTGgagggagagaggacagagatgctTCTTACACCTCTGGGACATGCTTGGAGGCACatgtggggaggaaggaacaCCGGGAGGTTAGCCATGCCAGGCGCTGAGCAGTTTTAGTGCATGTTCCCATTAATTTTTCcttaaggctcagagaggatatTTAGGTCCCATGGACACTGAGTGGCACTGTAACAACTGTGAAATCAAGACTCACTCTAAAAAACTCACTCCTTTGCACCACACAGCCTCTCACCACAGACAGTATCTGCCCTTGAAGATTCTATCCAGTTGAAGGAATTAACCAATACACAGAACAAAAATATAAGGTATCATGTAGCCAAATAGATGAGAAGACACAGTCCTAATAAGAAACTTACATAGTAATTTAGAAGAAGGAAGCAGCTAAAGAGACTGGAGTAGTGAGACAAGGTCTAAAGGAAGGGCTAAAAAACCGATAGGTTGTCTTCCTGGCAAAGTGAAGCAAAGGCACAGGGTGGGAATGAGCCATGGTCAAAGCAGAGAGCGTCTGCTGAGGAACAACAGGGAATAAAATTGATCTGGAAAGGTGACATCAA
This is a stretch of genomic DNA from Manis pentadactyla isolate mManPen7 chromosome 7, mManPen7.hap1, whole genome shotgun sequence. It encodes these proteins:
- the SLC37A3 gene encoding sugar phosphate exchanger 3 isoform X6 — its product is MAWPNIFQRGTLLSRFSHHHVVVFLLTFFSYSLLHASRKTFSNVKVSISNQWTPSDFNKSVELPVEIWSSNHLFPSAEEATLFLGTLDTIFLFSYAVGLFISGIVGDRLNLRWVLSFGMCSSALVVFVFGTLTEWLHFYNKGLYCCLWIVNGLLQSTGWPCVVAVMGNWFGKAGRGVIFGLWSACASVGNILGACLASSVLQYGYEYAFLVTAAVQFAGGIIIFFGLLVSPEEIGLPDIEAEENFEEDSHKPLIHGAENEDEYEPNYSIQEDSTITQVKAISFYQACCLPGVLPVRTVQISLPQPYSLAYACLKLVNYSFFFWLPFYLSNNFGWKEAEADKLSIWYDVGGIIGGTLQGFISDVLRKRAPVLALSLLLAVGSLVGYSRSPNDTSINALLMTVTGFFIGGPSNMISSAISADLGRQELIQGSNEALATVTGIVDGTGSIGAAVGQIITVWK
- the SLC37A3 gene encoding sugar phosphate exchanger 3 isoform X5; this translates as MAWPNIFQRGTLLSRFSHHHVVVFLLTFFSYSLLHASRKTFSNVKVSISNQWTPSDFNKSVELPVEIWSSNHLFPSAEEATLFLGTLDTIFLFSYAVVFVFGTLTEWLHFYNKGLYCCLWIVNGLLQSTGWPCVVAVMGNWFGKAGRGVIFGLWSACASVGNILGACLASSVLQYGYEYAFLVTAAVQFAGGIIIFFGLLVSPEEIGLPDIEAEENFEEDSHKPLIHGAENEDEYEPNYSIQEDSTITQVKAISFYQACCLPGVLPYSLAYACLKLVNYSFFFWLPFYLSNNFGWKEAEADKLSIWYDVGGIIGGTLQGFISDVLRKRAPVLALSLLLAVGSLVGYSRSPNDTSINALLMTVTGFFIGGPSNMISSAISADLGRQELIQGSNEALATVTGIVDGTGSIGAAVGQYLVSLIQDNLGWMWVFYFFILMTSCTIVFISPLIVRELCYLVQRRQTRILSE
- the SLC37A3 gene encoding sugar phosphate exchanger 3 isoform X4, encoding MAWPNIFQRGTLLSRFSHHHVVVFLLTFFSYSLLHASRKTFSNVKVSISNQWTPSDFNKSVELPVEIWSSNHLFPSAEEATLFLGTLDTIFLFSYAVVFVFGTLTEWLHFYNKGLYCCLWIVNGLLQSTGWPCVVAVMGNWFGKAGRGVIFGLWSACASVGNILGACLASSVLQYGYEYAFLVTAAVQFAGGIIIFFGLLVSPEEIGLPDIEAEENFEEDSHKPLIHGAENEDEYEPNYSIQEDSTITQVKAISFYQACCLPGVLPVRTVQISLPQPYSLAYACLKLVNYSFFFWLPFYLSNNFGWKEAEADKLSIWYDVGGIIGGTLQGFISDVLRKRAPVLALSLLLAVGSLVGYSRSPNDTSINALLMTVTGFFIGGPSNMISSAISADLGRQELIQGSNEALATVTGIVDGTGSIGAAVGQYLVSLIQDNLGWMWVFYFFILMTSCTIVFISPLIVRELCYLVQRRQTRILSE
- the SLC37A3 gene encoding sugar phosphate exchanger 3 isoform X3; this encodes MAWPNIFQRGTLLSRFSHHHVVVFLLTFFSYSLLHASRKTFSNVKVSISNQWTPSDFNKSVELPVEIWSSNHLFPSAEEATLFLGTLDTIFLFSYAVGLFISGIVGDRLNLRWVLSFGMCSSALVVFVFGTLTEWLHFYNKGLYCCLWIVNGLLQSTGWPCVVAVMGNWFGKAGRGVIFGLWSACASVGNILGACLASSVLQYGYEYAFLVTAAVQFAGGIIIFFGLLVSPEEIGLPDIEAEENFEEDSHKPLIHGAENEDEYEPNYSIQEDSTITQVKAISFYQACCLPGVLPVRTVQISLPQPYSLAYACLKLVNYSFFFWLPFYLSNNFGWKEAEADKLSIWYDVGGIIGGTLQGFISDVLRKRAPVLALSLLLAVGSLVGYSRSPNDTSINALLMTVTGFFIGGPSNMISSAISADLGRQELIQGSNEALATVTGIVDGTGSIGAAVGQTSCTIVFISPLIVRELCYLVQRRQTRILSE